The nucleotide window TCCACATTAAGCCGTTCGGCTGTATGCCGGAGGTAAATGCGATGTCGGCACTGCATAAAATCTCTAAGGATTACGAGTTTCCGATTATTTATTTCAGTTTTGACGCTCAATCTTCCGAAACGGGTATTAAAACAAGATTAGAAGCTTTTTATGATATGCTTACAATGAAGAAACGCCATAATGAACAGCAATAAACTTTATTTAGGGGTTGATATAGGATCAATCTCCACTAAAGCCGTTGTAATCGATGCCGAGAATAATATTTTGGCGAAAACTTATCTTTGGACGGAGGGAAACCCGATTCGCGCCGTCAAAAATTTGTTGGAAGAAATTCGTAAGCAACTTGGGGAAAGAGAACACGATATTGTCGCCGTCGGGACTACCGGGTCGGCACGAGAACTGATTGGAACAATTTTGGGCGCGCAGATTGTTAAAAATGAGATTACCGCTCACGCCATTGGTACATTAACCTTTCATCCCGACGTGCACACGATTTTCGAGATTGGCGGGCAGGATAGCAAAATTATCATCATTAATCACGAGATTGTCGTGGATTATGCGATGAATACGTTGTGCGCCGCCGGCACGGGCTCGTTTTTGTCGTCACAGGCGAGGCGCTTGGCGATACCGGTTGAGGAATTCGGGCAGTATGCTTTGCGGTCAACCAATCCGACCAAAATTGCCGGACGTTGTACTGTTTTTGCCGAATCGGATTTGGTGCATAAAGCGCAAATGGGTTATCCCCGGGAAGATATTATTGCAGGGTTGTGCAATTCTATTGTTTATAATTATTTGAATAATGTCGGAAAGGGAAAGAATATCAAACCACCGGTTGTGTTTCAAGGCGGGGTAAGCAAGAATATCGGCGTTGTCAAAGCGTTTGAAAGAATTACAGGTTATGAAATTACCATCGACGAAATCGGTCATTTGATGGGTGCTTTTGGTGTGGCAGCGTTGGCACGGGAGCAAAAGAAAGAAAAACAATTCGATTTTGCCGTGGAAAATATCGATTTTCGGACGGTCGGGGTGGAGTGTGGTGGTTGTCCAAATAACTGTGAAGTTGTTTGTGTGTTGCGTGACAATAAGTTTCTTGATGGATGGGGAAATCGCTGTTCCAATGGTATCGAACGTGCGAAAGAAAAATTGGCGGAAATGGCTAACGAAAAGAAAGAGCAAAATGTGCGGATGAAAGCCACCGTTAAAATTGTTGAGAAAAAAGAATTGGCTGACGGAACATTGGGTTTGTATGTGGAAAAGCCGGAAAACTTTTTTTATCGCGCGGGGCAGTACGTTTTACTGCACGTACCGCAGTTAAAAGAAAAAGGCGCACGGGAATCCACACACGCGATGTCGCTCGCTTCCGCGCCGCACCAAGACACCTTGCTTTTTGCAATGCGCGTCAGTCAGTCGAATTTCAAACAGGAAATAAAGCGTATGAAGATTGGCGATACTTTGGAAATTGATGGTCCGTTGGGAAATTTGTATATGGATGAACAAAATCAGCCGGTAGTGTTTATTGCCGGCGGAATCGGGATTGCGCCTTTTTACGGTATTATTGAAGAGCAGGCGCGACTGGAGTGGTCGCGTTCGGTGACGCTTTTCCAAGTGGAAAAAACTCCGAAAGACGCGGCGTTTATGGAGAAGTTGCGGGCCTTGACGAATAAAAATTTTACTTACATTCCGACAATGACCAGACTGGAAGATTCTGATACGTCTTGGGACGGTGAGCGGGGAAGAATAACGGCGGATTTGATTCAGAAGAACGTTCAAGATCTTTGCGCTCCGATGTATTATATTGTCGGTTTGCCGGGAATGGTTGATTCTGTGGTTGAGGAATTGGCCAAGATTGGTGTTCCGCAAGAAAAAATCAAAACCGAATTGTTTACGGGATATTGATTTTCTTGTTTTATTAATTACCAAGTCCTAATCTTTACGCCAGTGCTGAAATGTTAAATCTTGTAACCACTTATCCCGATTCCGTTAATGCAATTTGTCGGGAAATCGCCGATTGCGACGCGGGTGATCAAATTGTTTTCAGTTTATATATTTGGGAGCCCGGTTCGTCCAGCGATCGCGTTTTGATTGAATTGGAAAGTGCCGTCCAAAGAGGTGCGCGGATTATTTTCGATATCGATCATTCGTATGTTGTCCGTTTTGCGCGGTTTGTGGAAAAAACGGAAACGTATGTTGGAGAATTGCGCGTTTTTGAAAAAAAATACCCGGAGAGCGTCAGTTGTCTGAAGGATTTTCGTCCGAATCATAAAAAATATTATTTGTTTAACCGCCACACGAAGCCTTCGACGTTGATTTTTGGCAGTATGAATCTAGGTGATCGTTTTAGTGACTGGAAAGACGTTTTGGTGGTGTTTAAGGATGAAAAGATTGGTGCATATATTTACAATCGTTTCATTCTTGGTCAGAAAGACGCTGCTTACGATGCAACCTCGGTTCAAATTATGGCCAATGAGCCGGCAAAGAAAGTTTTTGAAGTCGAACCGGCGCTTACTGAACTGTTTTCGGACAGTGCTTATGATAGGTATCAAGTGACAACGCCATACATCGATCGGCGAGGTGTGGCGCTAATATCAAAAGCCTTGGAACATAATGCTAAGGTTGAATTGATTATTCCGGCTTGCGCCAACATCTATCAAAACGCAAACATGCGAACATTGACGCATTTTTCAGGGTTTTCGGGCGTGACGATCTACTTATACAACAAAATGATTCACGCTAAAACGATTTTGGCAACGGGGCCAATCAGGGAGAAATCTTGCGTCGGTTCGGCAAATCTCAAAAAGAATTCTTTTGATAAATTAGGGGAATTTAATGGATTGATTGTCGATAGCGAATTTAATCGTCAACTGGGTGTGGAATTGGCGTCCATAATAAAAGATTGTAAATTATTCACGTCGATGCCCTACAAAAAAATTATGTCACGGCTTGAAGAGTTTTTTGGCTAAATTTGGAACACACGCAATAGTGGGTCATTTGAGGTAAGCGTAGCGATTCCTCCCTTTATTTAAAGGGAGGCGGGGAGGGATTATGATCATAAGAGCATAATAGTTTTTTAACTTAATCCACCCCCACCCTTTAGCCCATCAGGGCAACACCGCCGAAGCGTGTGCAACTTTGAAAAAGGAGGGTAACGACGCCGTCTTCTGTGGTTTGACGCTAATTCTTTATGCCGGTATTCCACTATTGCGTATGATCCGAAGTTAGGAGGCGTGGTTTTGTTTGGGATCCCACTTTGGTTCGATAAAGACAAAAACTTTTCCTTCACCCTTTATTGCGTAGGGCGAACGTGGTGGAATATAGGCAACATCCATTGGGTGCATCGTCTTCGTTTTTCCGTTGATTGTAAATTTGAGATCACCCTCAAGCACGAGAAAGGATTCGGTGCAGACGTCGTTGACTTGATAGCCTTTTACTGGATAGCGACCAACTTGGTCCACCAGTGCGGAAGAAAGGCGACCCGTGGGCGAATCGGGGAACAAATAACAATCGCCACCGGGAATTGTGTAATGTTTAGCGTCTTTTTTCGTAAATATGTATTTGGTATTTTTTGTCATGGAATTATGAATGATTGATTAAAATTATTTAGAAACTTTTTTTCGCCGTTGGGTAAAAAGGCGACAATATCTTCCAGGCGTATCCCGCCGATTTTTTTGTAATACAAACCCGGTTCAACCGTAAATATCATTCCGGGTTCGATAATACTTTTGGAAATAGCATTAAGGCGTGGCAGTTCGTGGATGTTGAGGCCCAACGAATGCCCTGTACCGTGAATAAAACCTTCGTTTTTTGTAGTTATGTAGCCTAATTTTTTAAAGTTAGCGACCGCGATTTGGTGAACGGCGGCGCAACTATCACCAATATTTATCGACTCTAAGATTTTCTTTTGGGTTTCCTCAACTGCCGAATACATTTTTTTAATTTCGTTAGAAGCCTTACCTTTTACAAAAGTGCGGGTCATGTCCCCAAAATATCCGGTCTTACTTGATCGCGGAAAAATATCGACAACAATTGTTTGGTTGGGGAGTAACGGGCCTGTACCGTCGTTGTGCGGTTGAGTAGCCTGCTTTCCGGATGCCACAATGATTCCCTCGGGATTTGAATGGTCGGCTTCCAGAAGGTGTTTGGCGATAAGCACCTTCATTTTTTCGCTGGTCAGAATTTCGTTATCAAAATAGATGCGATCTTTTTTTATTTTGCTTTCGGAGAGGATTCGATAAACCAAAGAAAAAGCTGTTTCATTTATTCTTTGTGCTTCAGTTAAATAATCAATTTCCTTAGTATTTTTATGGGCGCGTTCGGCTTCGAAATCATGTATTTCCGGAGTAATACCTTTTTTCTCAATTATCTTGGCTACCTCAAAAGGGAATGAAGGCGGAACTTTTACGGTAGTAATCTTTTTCTTCTGTAAAATTACGATTAGCGCAATGAGTGGTGGCAAATCGATTCTTTCAATTTTTACACCGTTATTTAATTGCGCCAAAAGATCTTTTTGTGCGCCATATTCGAGTGAACTGAAATACACGACAGGTTTTTCTCCTTCGGGTTGCAAGTAAATAAAGGGGTCTGGGGCGGTGAGGCCCGAGCGGTGGCGGATTTCCGCGCCGTGCGAATCGAAAATTAAATAAGCTGATTTGTTCATATATTTAAATGATAGTAAAAAAAGCCCCCTCGGTCTAAGAAATTTTCTTAGACCGAGGAGAAAAGCGTACCACGTGTGCGCGACTAGTATGCTCGCTTGGCGCACAGTGTCGGTTGGAGTTGGAAGAAGGCGTTGAATCGGTGCATTTCCGGGCGGTCACCGGCCAGAATGATGACGTTGTCGCCAAAGTCTTCCTGGTAAATCCGCGCGATCGAGGCATACTCTCCCCCTTGAGTAAAGATGATGTTCCGCACTTCTTGTGCTGAAATCCCGTCGCCGTACCAACGGCGATAGAATGTGTCGTACTGGTCATGGATGCCTCCGATGCACTGTCGTAAGTCATCGAATAAGTCGGGCATCCGACCAAAATCGCCGTCCTTCATCCGTGAAGTAGCTTCCGTGGCGTAAGGTCGTAAGCGACCGTTACCGCGGGCGGTGTCGAACAGTTCGAGCGTCATCGGGATTTCACTTGGCACTTGGGCGCGAAACGCGTCCAGTGACCGTTGGCACTTTGCAATGAAAGCTGTGCGATCAAGCTTAACGCGTTCCAAAGTATTTTGGTCGTCGGCTTCGAAATCGCCGATTCCCAAAACGATCTTGTGACGCACGCCGAGCTCGTTTAGGAGGGTATGCATATGCGGGATGATTCGCACAAATTGCTGGGCTACCAATCCAACTCCTTCGCCGAGACCTTCAAAGGTGTAGCGGTAGGGGATTTGAGGGTTGCCAGTTTCTTCGTACGCATAATCCGGGCAAAACGCGCCGGCCATCGTGACTTCCTGTCCTTCTTGGCCCGCCTTGATGGCTTTGGCTAACAATCGCGCCATCTTCGGAAACGGAATGACCATTTTGCATCCAAACAAAACTTGGGCAAGCTTAAGGCCTATTTCGTCGCCAAGTGATCCCCGGAGTGTTCGCGCCGCGCGCAGAATTTTTGGGAAAAACTTTTGTGGCTCTTCGCCTTTGTAGATCCGGTGCACGGCCATCGTCCTGTCATTCGGGTCCAATGGTCGCTTTGTGAATTCCAAACGGCGAGCTTGAGCATTATTCTTGCTTTTCAGGCCACCGATGTGCTCTATGCCTGACACTTCCACGTGAATGATATCTGGGAAACTGCACTCCAGTAATCGATAGAGCAGCAAATTTCGCGGGTGTCTGTGTGGGTTGAGCCGGACACCAAGATGCGAGGACAGGTCGGTGTTGTCCTTGGTTTCCCGCCAGGGGACACCGTTGGCTCGGTTGAGCGGGTGGTCGAGAGATGCCCAGAAATCCTCGGCTTCTTCGCGGGACATTCCAAGTGCTTGAAGTGTGTTCACGAAGTTGTCTTTGTCGCCGGCACGGCCAAATTCACCGAGCTTTTCCGCGGTTTTGGCTAGAACATCAATCTCGGTTTGAAAGTCGTGGTTAGTTAACATGGTCACCATCTTTCTTTCTCCAATCTGTTGTGAAACGAACATTACGCTTTCCAGCTAAGTTGCTGGCGGAAATTTTTTACTTCGCGCCAATCACCTAACTTTTCTAAAAAACCTCCAGGGGTGGGTCCCGGGAGGTTTAACGAAATCCATTTTTTGCTTACATTCTTGCTATGTGGATAGGTTAACTCCCGGGTTTGCGTACATGACGTGCTTAATAAATA belongs to bacterium and includes:
- a CDS encoding phospholipase D-like domain-containing protein is translated as MLNLVTTYPDSVNAICREIADCDAGDQIVFSLYIWEPGSSSDRVLIELESAVQRGARIIFDIDHSYVVRFARFVEKTETYVGELRVFEKKYPESVSCLKDFRPNHKKYYLFNRHTKPSTLIFGSMNLGDRFSDWKDVLVVFKDEKIGAYIYNRFILGQKDAAYDATSVQIMANEPAKKVFEVEPALTELFSDSAYDRYQVTTPYIDRRGVALISKALEHNAKVELIIPACANIYQNANMRTLTHFSGFSGVTIYLYNKMIHAKTILATGPIREKSCVGSANLKKNSFDKLGEFNGLIVDSEFNRQLGVELASIIKDCKLFTSMPYKKIMSRLEEFFG
- a CDS encoding M24 family metallopeptidase; this translates as MNKSAYLIFDSHGAEIRHRSGLTAPDPFIYLQPEGEKPVVYFSSLEYGAQKDLLAQLNNGVKIERIDLPPLIALIVILQKKKITTVKVPPSFPFEVAKIIEKKGITPEIHDFEAERAHKNTKEIDYLTEAQRINETAFSLVYRILSESKIKKDRIYFDNEILTSEKMKVLIAKHLLEADHSNPEGIIVASGKQATQPHNDGTGPLLPNQTIVVDIFPRSSKTGYFGDMTRTFVKGKASNEIKKMYSAVEETQKKILESINIGDSCAAVHQIAVANFKKLGYITTKNEGFIHGTGHSLGLNIHELPRLNAISKSIIEPGMIFTVEPGLYYKKIGGIRLEDIVAFLPNGEKKFLNNFNQSFIIP
- a CDS encoding cupin domain-containing protein, with protein sequence MTKNTKYIFTKKDAKHYTIPGGDCYLFPDSPTGRLSSALVDQVGRYPVKGYQVNDVCTESFLVLEGDLKFTINGKTKTMHPMDVAYIPPRSPYAIKGEGKVFVFIEPKWDPKQNHAS